One region of Oryza glaberrima chromosome 7, OglaRS2, whole genome shotgun sequence genomic DNA includes:
- the LOC127778981 gene encoding probable acyl-CoA dehydrogenase IBR3, translating into MLTSGLLRPVDDAHAIDEAALLRYAAEHVAGFPSPARGLALTQFGHGQSNPTYCIEASAPGGVTARYVLRKKPPGAILQSAHAVEREFQVLKALGTYTDVPVPKVFCLCTDASVIGTPFYIMEHLEGLIYPDNKLTGVTPTKRKTIYLAAAETLAAIHKVDVTAIGLQKYGRRDNYCKRQVERWGRQYLSSTGEGKPARYQKMLDLAHWLKEHIPKEDSSAGFGTGLVHGDYRVDNLVFHPTEDRVIGVLDWELSTLGNQMCDVAYSSLPYIIDATTSTGYSYGGFEYTGIPDGIPPLEEYLAAYCSISARPWPAASWKFYVAFSLFRGASIYAGVYHRWTMGNASGGERARFSGKIANAMVDRAWDIINRENVLREQPARGMHVSNGPSQEFQRKHEGSISTKDQGKFVPSEKVMQLRNKLMKFMEDYIYPMESEFYKRAHSTSRWTIHPEEEKLKALAKREGLWNLFIPLDSAARARELLFEDMSHGSPGSSEELLLGAGLTNLEYGYLCEIMGRSIWAPQIFNCGPPDTGNMEVLLRYGTKEQQKQWLVPLLEGKIRSGFAMTEPQVASSDATNIECSISRQGDFYVINGTKWWTSGAMDPRCQILVLMGKTDFSAPKHKQQSMILVDVKTPGVQIRRPLLVFGFDDAPHGHAEITFENVRVPATNILLGEGRGFEIAQGRLGPGRLHHCMRLIGAAERGMNLMVERALSRTTFGKKIAQHGSFLADLAKCRVELEQARLLVLEAADQLDRHGNKKARGILAMAKVAAPNMALKVLDMAMQVHGGAGLSSDTVLSHLWATARTLRIADGPDEVHLGTIAKLELQRARM; encoded by the exons ATGCTGACCTCGGGGCTGCTGCGGCCGGTCGACGATGCGCACGCGATCGACGAGGCGGCGCTGCTGCGCTACGCGGCGGAGCACGTCGCCGGGTTCCCCTCCCCGGCGCGGGGGCTGGCCCTGACGCAGTTCGGCCACGGCCAGTCCAACCCCACCTACTGCATCGAGGCCTCCGCCCCCGGCGGGGTCACCGCGCGCTACGTGCTGCGGAAGAAGCCGCCCGGCGCCATCCTCCAGTCCGCCCACGCCGTCGAGCGCGAGTTCCAG GTCCTCAAAGCTTTGGGCACTTACACTGATGTTCCTGTCCCTAAGGTGTTCTGTCTTTGCACTGATGCAAGTGTAATTGGAACTCCTTTCTATATAATGGAGCATCTAGAAGGACTAATATACCCAGACAACAAGTTGACG GGAGTAACTCCAACTAAAAGAAAGACTATATATCTTGCAGCTGCTGAAACTTTGGCTGCTATACACAAAGTTGACGTGACTGCAATTGGACTGCAGAAGTATGGGAGAAGAGATAACTATTGCAAAAGACAA GTAGAAAGATGGGGGAGGCAATATCTCTCTTCCACTGGTGAAGGGAAGCCTGCTCGTTACCAGAAGATGCTTGATCTAGCTCATTGGTTGAAAGAACATATACCAAAAGAAGATTCATCGGCAGGATTTGGAACAGGTCTTGTTCATGGTGATTACCGTGTTGATAATCTTGTTTTTCATCCAACAGAG GACCGAGTTATTGGTGTACTTGATTGGGAACTATCTACTTTGGGTAATCAAATGTGTGATGTTGCATACAGCTCTTTG CCGTATATTATTGATGCAACAACTAGTACAGGTTATTCTTATGGTGGATTTGAATATACTGGCATTCCAGATGGCATTCCCCCACTGGAAGAGTACCTCGCTGCATACTGCTCTATCTCT GCAAGACCCTGGCCGGCTGCAAGTTGGAAGTTTTATGTTGCCTTTTCGCTTTTTCGAGGGGCATCTATATATGCAGGAGTATATCACAGATGGACTATG GGTAATGCTTCAGGTGGTGAGCGTGCTAGATTTTCTGGCAAGATTGCTAATGCTATGGTTGACCGTGCCTGGGATATCATAAATAGAGAAAATGTCCTGAGAGAACAGCCTGCTAGGg GTATGCATGTCTCAAATGGCCCATCGCAAGAATTCCAAAGAAAGCATGAAGGATCAATTTCGACAAAAGATCAAGGAAAATTTGTTCCTAGTGAAAAGGTTATGCAGCTTCGAAACAAATTGATGAAGTTTATGGAAGATTACATATACCCGATGGAGAGTGAGTTCTATAAACGCGCACATTCGACCTCAAGGTGGACAATTCATccagaagaagaaaaactaaaagcCTTAGCAAAGAGAGAGGGACTATGGAACTTGTTTATTCCG CTAGACAGTGCTGCTAGAGCAAGAGAGCTTCTGTTTGAGGACATGTCTCATGGTTCTCCTGGAAGTTCTGAGGAGCTTTTGCTAGGTGCAGGTCTCACAAATCTTGAATATGGATATCTATGTGAGATTATGGGCCGTTCAATTTGGGCTCCACAAATATTTAACTGTGGTCCACCTGATACAGGCAACATGGAG GTCCTGTTGAGATATGGGACTAAGGAGCAACAAAAGCAGTGGCTTGTTCCTTTGTTGGAAGGGAAAATTCGTTCTGGATTTGCAATGACAGAACCACAAGTTGCATCTTCAGATGCAACAAACATCGAGTGTTCAATATCAAG GCAAGGAGATTTCTATGTGATAAATGGAACGAAATGGTGGACCAGTGGGGCTATGGATCCAAGGTGCCAAATTCTTGTATTAATG GGGAAGACAGATTTTTCTGCACCTAAACATAAACAGCAATCGATGATTTTAGTTGATGTCAAAACACCTGGAGTGCAGATAAGGAGACCGTTGTTAGTATTTGGTTTCGATGATGCACCTCATGGGCATGCAGAGATTACTTTTGAGAATGTGCGCGTTCCAGCCACAAATATTCTCCTTGGGGAAGGCCGGGGTTTTGAGATTGCTCAG GGAAGACTAGGCCCTGGAAGATTACATCATTGCATGAGACTAATAGGGGCAGCAGAACGTGGCATGAATTTGATGGTCGAGAGGGCCTTAAGTAGGACCACTTTTGGAAAAAAGATTGCGCAACATGGTTCCTTTTTAGCAGATCTGGCGAAG TGCCGGGTAGAACTGGAGCAGGCTAGACTTCTGGTGCTTGAAGCAGCTGATCAACTTGACCGACATGGGAACAAGAAAGCTCGTGGTATCCTTGCAATGGCCAAG GTGGCAGCTCCAAATATGGCCCTGAAAGTGCTTGACATGGCAATGCAAGTTCATGGTGGTGCTGGTCTCTCATCAGACACAGTTCTATCACATCTATGGGCAACTGCTAGGACACTGAGGATCGCCGACGGCCCTGATGAAGTTCATCTTGGGACAATCGCTAAGCTGGAGCTGCAAAGAGCAAGGATGTAG